In Gossypium arboreum isolate Shixiya-1 chromosome 6, ASM2569848v2, whole genome shotgun sequence, the following are encoded in one genomic region:
- the LOC108484488 gene encoding cysteine-rich receptor-like protein kinase 14: MWVKLTNISSILSHLLISISLVEAFIRCYDTDNFTINSTYGKNRDLILASLPPNVSAKGGFFTANVGQNADKVYALGMCRGDSSPDDCYKCVNSTIHDLVANCPNQKEAVSWEGQPCHVHYADRSFYGTLEELGNPEAGYNTGDIKSNLTEFDTVWESLMDTVVRNASNGSSTLKYATEEADFTVFQKIYALMQCTPDLSHKDCDSCLRQSVSNYESCCHGKQGGYVTRPSCYFRWDLYPFYITATPSLSPPSLSPPPSPGSPRPVIKVLGSLRRLEIIGASSH, translated from the coding sequence ATGTGGGTTAAACTTACAAATATTTCTTCAATTCTCTCCCATCTGCTTATCAGCATCAGTCTTGTTGAGGCTTTCATAAGATGCTATGACACTGATAATTTCACCATAAATAGTACCTATGGTAAAAATCGGGACCTTATTCTTGCTTCTCTCCCACCGAATGTCTCTGCAAAAGGTGGTTTCTTCACTGCCAATGTTGGCCAAAACGCCGACAAAGTTTACGCTCTTGGTATGTGCAGAGGAGACTCTAGTCCTGACGATTGTTATAAATGTGTCAATTCTACAATCCACGACCTCGTAGCTAACTGTCCCAACCAGAAGGAAGCCGTTTCATGGGAAGGGCAACCATGTCATGTACACTATGCAGATCGCTCGTTTTATGGAACCCTGGAGGAGCTAGGAAACCCCGAGGCAGGCTATAATACAGGCGACATCAAATCTAACTTAACAGAATTTGATACGGTTTGGGAGAGTTTGATGGACACAGTGGTGAGAAACGCTTCCAACGGCTCTTCTACTCTTAAGTATGCAACCGAGGAAGCAGACTTTACAGTATTCCAAAAGATATATGCGCTAATGCAGTGCACTCCAGATTTATCACACAAGGATTGTGATTCCTGCCTAAGGCAATCCGTGAGTAACTATGAAAGTTGTTGCCATGGGAAGCAAGGAGGTTATGTTACGAGGCCTAGCTGTTATTTCCGCTGGGATTTGTATCCTTTCTATATTACAGCGACCCCATCCTTATCTCCGCCATCCTTATCTCCTCCACCTTCACCTGGTAGTCCTCGCCCGGTTATAAAAG